A genomic region of Methanothermobacter thermautotrophicus str. Delta H contains the following coding sequences:
- the hmd gene encoding 5,10-methenyltetrahydromethanopterin hydrogenase: MKLAILGAGCYRTHAASGITNFSRACEVAEMVGKPEIAMTHSTITMGAELKELAGVDEVVVADPVFDNQFTVIDDFAYEDVIEAHKEDPEKIMPQIREKVNEVAKELPKPPEGAIHFTHPEDLGFEITTDDREAVADADFIMTWFPKGDMQPGIIDKFIDDIKPGAIVTHACTIPTTKFYKIFEEKHGDLVTKPETLNVTSYHPGAVPEMKGQVYIAEGYASEEAINTLFELGQKARGNAYRLPAELLGPVCDMCSALTAITYAGILSYRDSVTQVLGAPAGFAQMMAKESLEQITALMEKVGIDKMEEHLDPGALLGTADSMNFGASADILPTVFEILEKRKK, encoded by the coding sequence ATGAAACTTGCAATACTAGGTGCAGGATGTTACAGGACCCATGCGGCCAGTGGAATAACAAACTTTTCCAGGGCCTGCGAGGTCGCTGAAATGGTTGGAAAACCAGAGATAGCCATGACCCATTCCACAATAACAATGGGTGCAGAGCTAAAAGAACTTGCAGGTGTGGACGAAGTCGTTGTTGCAGACCCTGTATTCGACAACCAGTTCACAGTTATAGACGACTTCGCCTACGAGGACGTCATAGAAGCCCACAAGGAGGACCCTGAAAAGATAATGCCACAGATCAGGGAAAAGGTCAACGAAGTCGCAAAGGAACTTCCAAAACCACCAGAAGGTGCAATACACTTTACACACCCTGAAGACCTTGGATTTGAGATAACAACCGATGACAGGGAAGCTGTTGCAGACGCCGACTTCATAATGACCTGGTTCCCAAAGGGAGACATGCAGCCAGGCATAATAGACAAGTTCATAGATGACATAAAACCAGGCGCCATCGTCACCCACGCCTGCACAATTCCAACCACCAAGTTCTACAAGATATTCGAAGAAAAACACGGCGACCTTGTAACAAAACCTGAAACACTCAACGTAACATCCTACCACCCAGGTGCCGTACCCGAAATGAAGGGCCAGGTCTACATTGCAGAGGGTTACGCCTCAGAGGAAGCAATAAACACCCTCTTCGAACTCGGACAGAAAGCAAGAGGTAACGCATACAGGTTACCAGCCGAACTCCTCGGACCAGTATGTGACATGTGCTCAGCCCTCACAGCAATAACCTACGCAGGTATACTATCCTACAGGGACTCAGTCACACAGGTACTCGGCGCGCCCGCAGGTTTCGCACAGATGATGGCCAAGGAGTCACTTGAACAGATAACAGCCCTTATGGAAAAGGTTGGAATAGACAAGATGGAAGAGCACCTCGACCCCGGTGCACTTCTGGGTACAGCTGACTCCATGAACTTCGGAGCATCAGCAGACATACTCCCAA